TGCGTCGCCGCACTGTCGGACTGATCGCCATATGACCAGTTTTCATGAGTGCATAGCGCTCTCACAAGATCCTCACCTGATCGTGTACTTACGAAATCGCATTATGCGATGACAGCCTATGCTTAACGATGTCCTCAGGGAGGAGCCCAGATGTCCTGGTGGTGGTTTCGGCGGCGGGAGGGTGTGGCGGCCGACTCCGAACGGTTGGCGCACGCCGTGGACGTCGCGGTGGGGCACAGCTACCTGATCACGCCGTGCGGGCGGCACTTCTCCCGCCGCGACACCGAGTGGGTTCCGGACCCGCGCCGCCGCGCGCACCGTGGTGGTGTGGCCGGTGAACCGTGCGCGGCGTGCGTGATGCGGGTGCTGCTGAGCCTGCCCGGCGGTTGAACCCAACGCCGTTCGCGCGAGAACCGTCCTCCGTGCGGGCGAGTGACTCGCGCTCGCGACCGCTCCGAGAGGTCCGCCCTCTCGCTTTCAACGCCCTGCTTTTCGTTCCAGTGGAAGGAGCCCGACATGTACAGCCTCGGTTGGCGTGGCCCGGTGGTGTGGTGGAACCCGGTCGACGGATACCGGCACGCGTTCGGCCCCGAGGAACCCCCTCGACCCGAACAGCACCGCGAAACCCTGTGCGGTCTCCCGGTGACGCTCACCAGTCCATCCGATGTGGACTGGCTGATGCCCACCTGCGACTCCTGCATGACCGAAGCCCTCGAACGCACCGAGAACCGTGAACAACGCCAGCGCGACGCCCGCCGCAGACTGCACGACCAGTTCGGAACGGAGTTCCTGTGATGCCCCCGCACGAACCGCTCGGCCCGCTCTGGCTTCTGGGCGCGGTGCTCGCGCTCGTGCTCTGCGGTGTCCTCCCACTGCGCGGCGGCAACGGGCAGCACGCCGACTCCGGGCCGGGCGCGCTCACCGTCCGCGGCCTCACCGAGCGCCACGCGCTGGCCGCCGCGCCACCACCTCCGCCGAATGCCCGGAAGCTCGAACCCCGGCTCGGACCCGAACCACGAACACCGCCGCCCCGCGCGATGCCCGCCCATGCCGAAGCGACGACCGAGCGAACCACCGAGATCCACTGGCCGCTCCAGGACCCGGACCGTCCGGGGTGGCTCCCCGCGTGCGGGGTTCGCAGGACTCCCGCGTCGTTCCCACCGGTCAGCCCCGGCAGGCAACGCAACGGGCCCAGCCTGGTGGAGCAGGACATCGCCGAACTGCTGGGCTGCTTCCCGCATCCCGACAGTCTCGGGCCGGAGCCCGGCTACGTCGGACGCCACCGGCTCACGGCGGATGCTTGACCGTTGCAGGAGAGTCGGCCTGCTGCTTACTCACTAATAATAGTGAGAAATGCAGTGCTGGTGGCCGTGCCGACTCGGTCTCCGATCGGAAGACAGCGGCAGCCCCAACGGCCACCGGCAGATCCGCCATCGGCATCGAACGAGTCAGGAGGTGTGCGGCAGCGCGAGCCAGTCCTGCCAGGTGATATCGCGGCCCAGAAAACGGGGATTTCGGAAGGGCCAGTCGGTGGCGATCCACCGCGGCAGCAGTGCGTCGAGTGCTTCTTCGGCCTCACCACCGACGAGTTCGTCCACCACCCACCAGGATATTTCGCCGTCGGCGCCGACGCGTTCGGGAGGGTCGATGTAGACGCAACCGAGGATCGCCGTCTCCTCCGCGTCGAACAGTGCGTAGTTGAACGAAAGGTGCGCGGCTGCTTCCCGCTCGTGTCGCAGCAGTTCGACGCGGTCCTCTTCGTACGTCATCGTCTCCCTGGGCCAACCCCAAGCCGGACCGAAGGTCCGCCACAAACGTTCTCGGGAGCCCATCACGGCGGGGTAGTCGAGCGCGGTGTCCGCCTCCCGGATCGGCCGCAGGTGAAGCGCGGTGTCGGGCACGGGGGTGTAGCGGGGGTGGACGAAGTCGTCGGGTAACCAACTCACGATGACCGAGACTACAGTCGCCCATTGGATGATCCACGAAAGTGCTGCGGTCTTTCTCGTCCACTGGTGGCGGAACGGCGAACGCTGTGCTGCAGAGATCCCCCGGGCGGTTGACCACGACGGCGTGCGTTCCGGACTCGTACCTGTACTGGGAAACGAGTAGCGATCTCCTCGTGCGGCACGACGGCCGCCTACCGAGTCGGCTCTGGGATGGCGCGCCGGTGCTCTCCGCTGCCACCCTGTTCCCGTGGACGCCGAGGAAGTGCAGCGCCTGGCCGAGCGGGAGAACGTCGAGTGGGGCGCCCGACCGGCGCGTGATCCCGCCGAGGTTCCCCGTCCCAACCTGCCACTGCCGCCCGAAGTCGTGGATGAGGTACTGCGGTCGGGCAGGGGAGAGTGGGTGCCCTACGCCCCGCTGGGCTCCGATCCGGACGAAGTGGCCGAGCGTGCCGGTGTTTCGGACAATATCGTCGGGTTCCACGCCGTAGCGGTGGGCAGCGTTCTCGTGGTGCGGTTCCGCTGGCTCGCCGACACGCGGCCGCACGACTACCTGCTGCGCCTCGACCTCACCGACGAGGAACCGGGCGACCTCCTCGGCGCGGCTACGCTGCTGCTTGAGCGGCTGCGCGGCTTGGCCACCCGCTGGCTCGAGCGCGAAACCGTCCCGCTGTCCGAGAACGTGTCCATCGTGCGGCCACCCCGGACATCGCACTGAACTCGGGTGGTCACCCGAGGCGGCCAGCCGAGACCGGCGGGCGCGAAGCCACCCGTCCAACGGCCCCTTCCGCGTCCCGCGGGTCGCGTCGGGAGCCCACCGGCCTGGCCGCCCACTTCGGGGTTTTCCACCGCACTGCTCATCATCCGGCGCCCTTGCGGGCCGCCGCCTTCCGGATCGCCGCTGCCACGTGTGCGGCGAAGTCGTCGAGCCCGGGAAGCTCCGCGGGCAGTGCCTCCTGCTCACCCGTGTGTACGGCACGGGCGTGTGCCAGCACGCTCCCGTGATTCTCGGAGAGGTGGGCAAGCACCCGGTCGGCGGCCTCCGTCTTCGGCACGATCCGTCCGGTGCGCACGGTCACCAGCATTCG
The nucleotide sequence above comes from Actinopolyspora erythraea. Encoded proteins:
- a CDS encoding zinc finger protein: MYSLGWRGPVVWWNPVDGYRHAFGPEEPPRPEQHRETLCGLPVTLTSPSDVDWLMPTCDSCMTEALERTENREQRQRDARRRLHDQFGTEFL
- a CDS encoding GNAT family N-acetyltransferase, whose translation is MSWLPDDFVHPRYTPVPDTALHLRPIREADTALDYPAVMGSRERLWRTFGPAWGWPRETMTYEEDRVELLRHEREAAAHLSFNYALFDAEETAILGCVYIDPPERVGADGEISWWVVDELVGGEAEEALDALLPRWIATDWPFRNPRFLGRDITWQDWLALPHTS